The proteins below come from a single Cannabis sativa cultivar Pink pepper isolate KNU-18-1 chromosome 3, ASM2916894v1, whole genome shotgun sequence genomic window:
- the LOC115708717 gene encoding uncharacterized protein LOC115708717, with translation MACYCSKEEEALLRLFYNTSSSFKLFFIFSSLSFIFLTKIFHFIGTNPIFPRSQYSNHEYTFSDDDEEEEEEESQEEEDDDNDNDDKYCYYEENNNDHLVADIICGGESLFFLPNDNNNCCRFDLDLVTNDNVIIDQNHHHHHQNNLSSSSSEEYFITPQESLIEEIEEEENQQNYVTELLSIHDTDTESDHNDTDDHQYQHQKDSKNNNKIEAWPISHHGDDDENKFISFGPISSTTASTTPQILLDNNNNKMLQMKGIINGGDDDDDDGDVYGDSCTVGSTSKSSSEWRSSINYRDSGTDDPFSSSSRRSCPKWESYTVFQKYDEEMIFFDKITAQKLHETESLRSIKVSPRSVSERIVHRISMINKTPKDIHRNPYHELEAAYVAQICLTWEALNWNYKKFQEKRRMKSINNNERRNMNINSDDEYDIGCPGQIAQQFQQFQVLLQRYIENEPYENGRRPEIYARMRLLAPKLLQVPEYRDSLDDQRDDEGGGSRISSPTFLIIMEDCIHTFMNFLKADKENTCQIITSLFRRKRRRGSVDPTLLQLIKKVNQKKKMKLKDLRRARKCLRRRRLKVDEGMEIVMGLIDLKVVSRVLRMKVISEEQMHWCEEKMSKVKILDGKLQRDSSTLFFPSH, from the exons ATGGCATGTTATTGctctaaagaagaagaagctcttcttaggctcttctaCAATACCTCATCTTCATTCAAACTCTTCTTCATTTTCTCATCACTCTCTTTCATTTTCCTCACCAAAATTTTCCACTTCATTGGAACCAATCCAATTTTCCCAAG AAGCCAATACAGTAATCATGAGTACACTTTttctgatgatgatgaagaagaagaagaagaagaaagtcaagaagaagaagatgatgataatgataatgatgataaatattgttattatgaagaaaataataatgatcATTTAGTAGCTGACATTATTTGTGGTggtgaatctcttttcttcttacCAAACGACAATAATAATTGTTGTCGTTTTGATCTTGATCTTGTCACAAACGACAATGTTATTATTGAtcaaaatcatcatcatcatcatcaaaataacctctcatcatcatcatcagaagaATATTTCATCACCCCACAAGAGAGTTTAATAgaagaaattgaagaagaagaaaatcaaCAAAATTATGTCACTGAATTATTATCTATACATGATACCGATACAGAATCTGATCACAATGATACTGATGATCATCAATATCAACATCAAAAAgattccaaaaataataataaaattgaagcATGGCCCATCTCTCATCATG GGGATGATGATGAGAATAAGTTTATTAGTTTTGGACCAATAAGTAGTACTACAGCTTCTACTACTCCTCAAATATTATtggacaataataataataaaatgttaCAAATGAAAGGAATAATAAAcggtggtgatgatgatgatgatgatggtgatgtGTATGGAGATTCTTGTACCGTTGGATCAACATCGAAGAGCTCATCCGAATGGAGAAGTTCGATTAATTATAGAGATTCGGGAACAGATGAtcctttctcttcttcttcgaGAAGGAGTTGTCCTAAGTGGGAATCTTAcactgtttttcaaaaatatgatgAAGAAATGATCTTCTTTGACAAAATCACTGCTCAAAAGCTCCATGAAACAG AATCATTAAGGTCAATCAAAGTGTCACCAAGATCAGTATCAGAGAGAATTGTTCATAGAATATCGATGATCAACAAAACTCCTAAGGACATTCATAGGAATCCTTATCATGAACTCGAGGCCGCTTACGTGGCGCAAATATGTTTGACATGGGAAGCTTTGAATTGGAATTACAAGAAATTTCAAGAGAAAAGAAGAATGAAGAgtattaataataatgaaaggAGGAACATGAATATAAATAGTGATGATGAGTATGATATAGGTTGCCCTGGTCAAATAGCTCAACAATTTCAACAATTTCAAGTTCTTTTACAACGTTATATTGAGAATGAGCCTTATGAAAATGGAAGAAGACCTGAGATTTATGCTAGGATGAGGCTTTTAGCTCCTAAATTGCTTCAAGTCCCTGAATACAgag ATTCATTGGATGACCAAAGGGATGATGAAGGTGGGGGGTCGAGGATCTCTTCCCCAACATTTCTTATCATAATGGAGGATTGCATCCACACTTTCATGAATTTTCTCAAGGCCGACAAAGAAAACACTTGCCAAATTATAACATCTTTGTTtagaagaaaacgaagaagagGCTCAGTCGATCCTACACTTCTCCAACTCATTAAGAAAGTCAAtcaaaaa AAGAAGATGAAGCTTAAAGATCTTCGCCGAGCTCGAAAATGCTTAAGAAGAAGAAGGTTGAAAGTTGATGAAGGGATGGAGATAGTAATGGGTTTAATAGACCTCAAAGTGGTTTCTAGGGTTTTGAGAATGAAAGTGATAAGTGAAGAGCAAATGCATTGGTGTGAAGAGAAAATGAGCAAAGTGAAAATTTTGGATGGAAAACTCCAAAGAGATTCTTCAACACTTTTTTTCCCATCACATTGA
- the LOC115711650 gene encoding uncharacterized protein LOC115711650 has translation MKRCGYEQNVMTGSVVCPKPRRLGHSFHSINDNIRPLRCPTNNPFQSEGRDSQAGTELLDIILTKGNNSVEMIASSPPYFCGSPPSRASNPLIQDEQFGNDGYGVTKSILVTPTPPSPSARTAGGCARMKFGQKPAAVRIEGFDCLSRDRRNCSISAVA, from the exons ATGAAGAGGTGTGGTTATGAGCAAAACGTCATGACAGGTTCTGTCGTTTGCCCAAAACCACGTCGTTTGGGCCATTCATTTCATTCCATAAACGACAACATCAGACCCCTTAGGTGccctactaacaa TCCTTTTCAATCAGAAGGTAGAGATTCTCAAGCAGGAACAGAACTCCTTGATATCATTTTAACCAAG GGAAATAATAGTGTAGAAATGATAGCCTCATCACCACCATACTTTTGTGGTTCACCACCAAGTAGAGCCTCAAACCCCTTAATCCAAGACGAACAATTTGGGAACGACGGCTATGGTGTTACTAAGTCCATCTTAGTAACACCAACGCCACCGTCTCCCTCTGCCCGAACAGCTGGGGGCTGTGCCCGAATGAAATTCGGGCAGAAGCCCGCAGCTGTTCGAATTGAAGGGTTCGATTGTTTGAGCAGAGACAGAAGAAATTGTAGCATCTCAGCTGtggcttaa
- the LOC115711189 gene encoding kinesin-like protein KIN-14K: protein MNSMTENRAKEHGRNSNVAANGDFSAQVLTSNGELEGSSTPKSESPKGGFSSPLSGEEKRKILSESKFQRSLKSPILSDPSTTLTHVGNYKFHEVFQLKQGRYMDLPPSKISEMMKSNSLDNAPTQSLLSVVNSILDESVERNNSEIPHRVACLLRKVVQEIERRISTQAEHLRTQNNLFKAREEKYQSRIRVLEALAIGTNEETENEKNNREEKKKEEDESLIRLTKEKDQSNVEILALKQELEMTKNHCLDLEKEAKNCSFELEEKLKTLEKLYEDSKNKVIELESFSETKSQSWNKKEHFYQRFMEIQFGAFQDLRLSSNSIKQEIIKAKENYTEEINNFGFKLKTLANAAQNYHSVLAENRKIFNELQELKGNIRVYCRIRPFLPGQKERKTIIEHIDENGELIVANPSKPGKDGHRLFKFNKVFGQASTQEDVFSDTQPLIRSVLDGYNVCIFAYGQTGSGKTYTMTGPNASSKENWGVNYRALSDLFSISQTRKSSISYEIGVQMIEIYNEQVKDLLSNDNSQKKLGIVTHYQPNGLAVPDASMHPVKSTSDVIELMEIGLKNRSVSFTALNERSSRSHSCVTIHVRGLDSKTGATLHGNLHLVDLAGSERVDRSEVTGDRLKEAQHINKSLSALGDVIFALAQKSSHVPYRNSKLTQVLQSSLGGQAKTLMFVQLNPDVTSYSETMSTLKFAERVSGVELGAARSNKEGRDVRELVEQVASLKNTIAKKDEEIERLQLLKVHPGTSSLLKYTSPSLNRESEKNGNNVPKKSIRNSSSGKSLGGLTEKTTSSDHDNSSDYSDSQHSMEHDERPQSMSVDEHNRDHDHGDDHDHEDHHGDYDERLSDTSDNGTSIGADTDGSAENVVFAQIPKSNSSERLGRISRPTQKSENAKPTSPLSKGSLKISTSLKKTSSVNTTPTKSRTRQWQ from the exons ATGAACTCCATGACCGAAAATCGAGCAAAAGAACACGGTAGAAACTCGAATGTAGCTGCAAATGGAGATTTTTCTGCACAAGTTCTAACAAGTAATGGTGAATTAGAAG GTAGTTCAACTCCTAAGTCCGAAAGCCCTAAGGGCGGTTTTTCTTCTCCGTTATCTGGAGAAGAGAAGAGGAAAATATTGTCTGAATCAAAATTTCAACGATCACTAAAAAGTCCTATTTTATCAG ACCCTTCAACAACTTTAACACACGTCGGTAATTACAAGTTTCATGAGGTGTTTCAACTTAAACAAGGGCGATACATGGATCTACCTCCTTCGAAAATCTCGGAGATGATGAAATCTAATAGCTTAGAT AATGCTCCAACTCAATCGCTCTTAAGCGTTGTCAATAGTATTTTGGATGAAAGTGTAGAGCGAAACAATAGCGAAATACCCCAT CGTGTGGCGTGTTTGTTAAGAAAGGTTGTGCAAGAAATCGAAAGGCGAATATCAACTCAAGCAGAACATTTGAGAACT CAAAACAATCTTTTTAAGGCTCGCGAAGAGAAGTACCAATCTCGAATTAGAGTTCTTGAAGCTCTTGCAATTGGTACTAATGAAGAAACCGAG AATGAGAAGAATAATCGcgaagagaagaagaaagaagaagacgAGAGCCTAATTCGGTTGACAAAAGAAAAGGATCAAAGCAATGTTGAAATTTTAGCATTAAAGCAAGAACTAGAAATGACCAAAAACCATTGTTTGGATTTGGAAAAAGAAGCTAAGAATTGTTCATTTGAGCTTGAAGAAAAActtaaaacacttgagaaaCTCTATGAAGATTCGAAGAACAAAGTGATCGAATTAGAGTCATTTTCGGAAACTAAAAGCCAGAGTTGGAATAAGAAAGAACACTTTTACCAAAGATTTATGGAAATTCAGTTTGGTGCATTTCAG GACTTGAGATTGTCTTCAAATTCCATTAAGCAAGAAATTATAAAAGCAAAAGAAAACTATACAGAGGAAATTAATAACTTTG GTTTTAAGCTTAAAACATTAGCTAATGCAGCTCAGAATTATCACTCAGTTCTTGCTGAAAACcgaaaaatattcaatgaacTTCAAGAATTAAAGG GAAACATTAGGGTTTATTGTCGAATAAGGCCATTTCTACCGGGACAAAAGGAACGAAAGACGATTATAGAACATATCGACGAAAATGGGGAATTAATAGTTGCAAATCCATCTAAACCGGGCAAAGATGGCCATAGATTGTTCAAGTTTAACAAGGTTTTTGGGCAAGCCTCAACTCAAG AGGATGTATTTTCTGACACACAACCATTGATTCGATCAGTTTTAGACGGTTATAATGTATGCATATTCGCCTATGGTCAAACCGGTTCGGGGAAGACATACACTATG ACTGGTCCTAATGCATCATCAAAAGAGAATTGGGGTGTGAACTATCGAGCTTTAAGCGATCTTTTCAGCATATCTCAGACAAGAAAAAGCTCAATTTCATATGAAATCGGTGTTCAAATGATTGAAATTTACAATGAACAAGTGAAGGATTTGCTATCAAATGACAATTCTCAAAAGAA ACTTGGGATTGTGACTCATTATCAACCCAATGGATTAGCTGTACCTGATGCTAGTATGCACCCAGTAAAATCAACCTCAGATGTTATAGAACTCATGGAAATCGGGCTAAAGAATCGATCTGTTAGTTTTACAGCACTAAACGAAAGAAGTAGCCGATCGCATAG CTGTGTTACCATTCATGTTCGCGGCCTTGATTCAAAGACCGGCGCCACTTTGCACGGTAATCTTCACTTAGTAGATCTTGCAGGAAGCGAAAGAGTAGATCGATCAGAAGTAACTGGAGATAGACTTAAGGAAGCACAACACATAAATAAATCATTATCAGCTCTTGGAGATGTTATTTTTGCTTTGGCACAAAAAAGTTCTCATGTTCCATATCGAAATAGCAAGCTCACTCAAGTTCTTCAAAGCTCATTAG GAGGACAAGCAAAAACACTTATGTTTGTGCAGCTTAATCCAGATGTGACTTCATATTCCGAAACTATGAGTACTTTAAAATTCGCCGAAAGGGTGTCTGGAGTTGAGCTCGGCGCTGCAAGAAGTAACAAAGAAGGAAGAGATGTGAGGGAGTTAGTTGAGCAG GTAGCTTCTTTGAAGAACACAATAGCTAAAAAAGATGAAGAGATTGAGAGGCTTCAATTGCTCAAAGTTCATCCAGGAACAAGCTCACTACTAAAGTACACTTCTCCATCTTTAAATAGAGAATCCGAAAAGAATGGGAATAATGTCCCGAAAAAAAGCATTCGAAACTCTTCAAGTGGAAAATCCTTAGGAGGACTAACTGAGAAAACAACTTCTTCTGATCATGACAACTCGTCTGATTATAGTGATTCCCAACACTCGATGGAGCATGATGAGAGACCTCAAAGCATGTCTGTAGATGAGCACAATCGCGATCATGATCATGGTGATGATCATGATCACGAAGATCATCATGGTGATTATGATGAGAGATTAAGTGACACTTCTGATAATGGTACTTCTATTGGAGCAGACACTGATGGCTCAGCTGAAAATGTTGTTTTTGCTCAAATTCCCAAGTCAAATAGCTCGGAAAG GCTTGGAAGAATTTCTCGACCAACTCAAAAATCGGAGAACGCCAAGCCAACTTCACCATTGTCAAAGGGCTCCCTAAAAATTTCAACAA GTTTGAAAAAGACTTCTAGTGTTAATACAACTCCAACTAAGTCTAGAACCAGACAATGGCAGTAA